The following nucleotide sequence is from Pseudobdellovibrionaceae bacterium.
GTGTTCTCGAAATTTGTTAAAACCTATTCGGGAGACGTTTCTGCTCTGAGAAACATGGCATCGGGTACATATTTGTTTTTAAAACAATACTTAAATAAAGATTATAAAACCCTTCGCCATGCCGACGGGGTCTTTGTCACAAGTCCTAAACAAAGTATTGCCTTAGATCGTTATTACCTTTATCCCAGTATGCGCACCTACCAAGTGCCGATCAGCTTAGCTACAGGGTTTTTCTCTAAAAAAGAAAAGAGTGCGGACCTTTTAAATAGTCTAGACCTCGATTACAAATCCCAGGTCATCGTTGCCCGTCACGACATGGAAGACCTCGGTGAAATTTCTTTTCTTCTTGGAGCCTTTGAAAGAGTGGCCGTAAAAAAACCACGCACCCACCTGCTGATTATTGGTGATGGACCGTTTATGAAGGAAGCCGAACGACGCAGCCTAGAACTGGCTTTAGCCAACAGGGTCCATTTCTTAGGTCAGCTTCCACGCAAGCAGTACGTAAATTACATTGCTCTGGGGGATATTTTTATTCAACTCGATGCTCGAACCTCAGGCATGGGACAAAGTCTTTTTGAAGCTATGGCCCAAGAAAAGATTGTGATTGGTTCAGAATTTAGTCCCATATCTCACTTCATCGAAGACAAAAAACAAGGCTACCTGATTCGCCCTGGGGAAAAGGAAAAATTAACGCAGTTGATTATTAAAAGCTTTGAAAAAGCAGATGAAACCTTGGCTTTGGGCCAGAATGCCCGCAACAAGATCATCCAAAATTTTGATCGGAAAGCCCTAGCAAGCCATGCCTGCCAAGCCTTTTATCAAATCATCGAAAATAAACGCTAAATCCCTCAAGAAACTGTGTAACTCAAAGAAAACACTTGGGTTTATCGTTTTTATTCATTAACATTAACTTATTATGACAAAAGCAGACTTAATAAATTTAATAGCAACAAAGGCCAACATCACACGCGTTAAGGCCGAAGCTGTGGTGAATACAATTTTTGACAGCATGGTAGAGTCTCTTGTTGAAGGCGATCGCATTGAAATAAGAGGGTTTGGCTCTTTTGTAAATAGAGAGTACAAAGGTCACCAAGGCCGTAACCCTCGCACGGGCGAAATCATTTCTGTCAAAGCGAAGAAGTTACCCTTTTTTAAAGCTGGTAAACAATTTAAAGAAGAGATCAACAATGGCTCTTCGACAAAGGAGAACTCGTGAACGCACCCGCCACACTCAATCGTAGTCTGATCACTGTTTTTTTCACTGAAAAGTTTTTCACCCTGATTCAACCTTATCTAGTCGACGACATTCCAGATATCACTCTTGATGATTTAAATGCGGATCCCGTTATGCTTTTAATCCCACCTTGTGATGACGAAACCGCAGACGAAGAGATCGCTGCCATTCAAGAACTGATCACTGGAGCCATTTTCAGCCTATTCCTAGACGAAAACCAAACTGCTCCTGAATTAACAGAAAGCTTTGACTCTTATTTTGATATTGAATTTTCTGAAGACGTGTATGACCTAGCCACCGAGTACGATCTGGCTTATGCCGATGAAGAGATCGACTTAGATGGCGAAGACGCCACTCCACCCGCATTTCAATAAATCCTCACTTTATTCTGACAACTTAAAATCTTGGAATTTAAATTCCGAGATTTTTTTTAGTCCATAAATCGCCATAAACAGACGTTCAAGCCCAATAGCTATCCCACTGCACTGAGGGAGTTTGGCTGTGGCAGCAAAAATTTCGGGATCATAGGGATGACGGGGTCTTTGCACAGACACTCTTTTTTGGTTTTCCACTTTGTAACGCTCTTGCAATCTTTCCGCATCCTGCAATTCAAAAAAAGCATTTCCCAGCTCAAAGCCCTTCCAATAAATTTCAAATCTATCCGCCCAACCTTGAGAATTTAAAGCCGCTAGGGCCGCCTGTGATGGTGGAAAGTCCTTCACACAAAGCAGCTTCCCCGTTTCAAAGTGAGGTTCGATCCGCTCAAGCCACACTCTAAAAAACAGATCATTAAAAGTGTCTGACTCGGCCACAGGAATATTTAGACTGTGGCATAAAGACCATAGATCGGCACGGGTGGTTTCAGGCGTAAGCTTCAATCCTAGAGGTAAAAATAGATCCGCAATCTTAAGGGTCTCCCACTGGGGCACCTCAACTTCTCCCGCTACACCACAACTCCCAATCACTTCTGCAATGAGGTCTTTTACGGTCTGCTGAAGTTTTTGCGAGTCAGCTCCTACCTCGTAAAACTCTAGCATGGTGAACTCAGGTCGGTGAGCATCTGAATGCTCTTCGTTTCGAAAACAGCTTTTAATTTCAAAGAGCGAACCCCAGCCTGCGGCCAATAATTTTTTAAGATGAAACTCAGGGCTGGTGGGCAATTCTAAAGTTTGGGTCTGACTTCCATACTTAAACTCCGTCTGAAAAGGATAGAGTTCGGCCTCAAGAGCCCCCGCAGGAACCAAAGTCGGTGTGACCACCTCTTCAAACCCCTTCGAACTTAAAATAGTCCTGACTTGGTTTAAAAACCGAAACCATTTTTTACAGTTTATCTTTACCTTTTCATCCATAAGCTCTGTCTCGATCTCTCTTTTGTAGAGTTAAACAATATCTTGTTATTTAATTTCGCTCTGTGTGTGGGGCAACTGTTATTTCCGCAATTTTGCTTATTTTTCCACACTAAAATCCTTGACCTCTTCACTGAAAAAAGAGACTCCTAAGCAAGGAGGTCTATACCATGAAATTCACTCAAGAAATCGAAAAACAAATCAAAGCCCTACTTGAAAACGAAACCATTCAAAAGTTGAAAAAAGAAGTTGATAAAACTTCTAAAGAACTTAAAAGCACAAACTTAACGGAACTGCTTGAGACTCAAGGAGCTAAACGCATAGAGAAGCTTGAAAAGTCTTACAAAAGCATGCTGGTTCGTCTGAATAAAGCCCAAAAACAATTAGACCTAGAACTAAACCGTCTAAAAAACACTTTAACTGTCACTCGTAAAGAGGCAGGAAAGTCTTTAGGCACAGTGGTCAGAACTGTCGAAACCGAGCGCAAACGCCTGCAAAAGATCGTCAAGTCTGAAGCCCAAAAGAAAAGAGTCGCAAAAAAAGCCAAAACTGCGGCCAAAAAAGTGACTCGCAAAGCCAAGGCCACAACCAAAAAGGTTGCTCGCAAAGTCACACCTAAAAAATAATTCAGATTTCATTTACGAAATCCAAAAAATTCAATATAAGTGTTCTCAGTATAAAAGCCCGACAAACTGGGCTTTTTTTGTTCTTAAACAGGAGAACCCTATGAGCCCGAATTTTGTGGATAGACACATTGGCCCTAATGCCCAAGAGACTGCGGAAATGCTAAAAACCTTGGGATTTAACCACCTCAGTGACTTTGTCAGTGAAGTGATCCCTTCTAACCTCCTGGCCACTCAACCCTATGAAAATAAACCCGCTCTTTCTGAAGCCGAGTTTTCTAAACTGGCACAAGAGATTGGCTCTAAGAACAAAGTCCTTTCCTCCTACATCGGGCAAGGCTATTACAACACCATCACTCCTGGGGTGATCTTAAGAAATATCTTTCAATCCCCTGCTTGGTATACGGCCTACACCCCTTACCAATCTGAAATCTCTCAAGGACGTTTGGAAGCCATTTTGAATTTCCAAACTATGGTGATGGACCTCACAGGAATGGACATCGCCAATGCCTCTTTGTTAGATGAAGGCACAGCCGCCGCTGAAGCCATGAGCATGTGTCGCGGTCTGACTCGCAAAAAAGGGGCTGACACTCTGATTGTAGATGAAAATGTCTTTGCTCAGACTGTGGACGTTCTTAAAACTCGTGCGTGGCCCTTAAACGTCAATATCAAAGTGGTGGACTTAAAAACTTGGGAGCCTTCAGCCGAAGACTTTGCACTAGTGGCTCAGTATCCCAACTCTTTAGGTGAAATTGAAAATCCAGAGAGCTACTTAAGAAAAGCGCAAGCGGCCAGTGTCATGACCATTTGCTGTACGGATCTTTTAGCTTTAACCCAGATCGAGGCCCCTGGAGTTTTAGGTTTTGATGTCGCCGTTGGAAACTCTCAACGCTTTGGAGTTCCACTGGGATTTGGCGGTCCTCACGCGGCCTTCTTTGCCACTAAAGATGCGTTTAAGCGTTCTGTGCCTGGTCGTCTGATTGGTGTTTCCACAGATCGACTCGGTAAACCAGCACTAAGAATGGCACTGCAAACCCGTGAACAGCACATTCGTCGCGAAAAAGCGACAAGCAACATCTGCACCGCTCAGGTGCTTCTTGCTGTGATGGCCTCTATGTATGCTGTTTATCATGGACCTGTGGGGCTGAAATCTATGGCTCAGAAGATCAATGCCTATGCTCAAGGTTTAAAAGTTGAACTTGAAAAGCTAGGTTACAAACTGGCTAACACCTCTTTCTTTGATACTTTGTCTATCATCGAAGGTCCCAAAAGCACTTCAGAAGTGCAAAAGCTCTTTATCGGTCAAGGGATCAACGTGGGACTTTGGAAGTTAGGCTGGCAATTTTCTGTGGATGAGACTTGGACAGATGAAGTCTACACTCAATTTTTAACTGCACTGGGAGCTAAGGATATTAAGCCTCCGCAAGACAGCAAAAGCACTCCTTCTGCGCGCACGGACTCTTACAACTCACTTTCCAGAAAAACAGAATTTTTAACTCACCCTGTGTTTAACTCTCATCACTCTGAAACTCAGATGCTCAGATACATTTACGGGCTTCAGGGTAAAGACTTAACATTGACTCACTCTATGATCCCTCTTGGATCTTGCACCATGAAGCTCAATGCCACTTCTGAAATGCAACCCGTGACTGACGCCCATTGGTCACAACTTCACCCCTTCATCCCTGAGGATCAGCATTTGGGATATGATGAGATGTTTGCGCGTTTTGAATCTCGCCTCAATGACCTGACTGGATTTTCTGCCTTTAGTTTCCAACCCAATGCGGGATCACAAGGTGAATACGCAGGACTTTTAACCATTAAAAAATATCTTGAAGACAATGGACAAGGCCATCGCAATGTGTGCCTGATCCCAAGCTCGGCCCACGGAACCAACCCTGCCAGTGCCGCCATGTGTGGTTTTAAAGTGGTGGTGGTCAAATGCGATGAGGACGGAAATATTGACCTGACTGACTTGCAAACAAAATGTATTGAACATAAAGATAGCTTAGCCGCCTTGATGGTGACCTATCCTTCCACACACGGCGTGTTTGAAAGAGAGATCAAATCCGCGTGCACCATGGTGCATGAGTCTGGTGGACAGGTGTATTTAGATGGGGCGAACATGAACGCTTTAGTGGGATTCATCCGACCCGCAGAATTAGGCGCTGATGTGGCTCACTTAAATTTACATAAGACCTTTTGTATTCCTCACGGTGGTGGCGGACCAGGCGTTGGGCCCATTGGTGTCGCTGCTCATCTTGTCCCTTACTTACCTGGTCATGGAGTCAAACCCAGTGCACAAAAGGCAAAGAGCTTTGGCCCCGTATGTTCGGCTCCATGGGGA
It contains:
- the gcvP gene encoding aminomethyl-transferring glycine dehydrogenase, coding for MSPNFVDRHIGPNAQETAEMLKTLGFNHLSDFVSEVIPSNLLATQPYENKPALSEAEFSKLAQEIGSKNKVLSSYIGQGYYNTITPGVILRNIFQSPAWYTAYTPYQSEISQGRLEAILNFQTMVMDLTGMDIANASLLDEGTAAAEAMSMCRGLTRKKGADTLIVDENVFAQTVDVLKTRAWPLNVNIKVVDLKTWEPSAEDFALVAQYPNSLGEIENPESYLRKAQAASVMTICCTDLLALTQIEAPGVLGFDVAVGNSQRFGVPLGFGGPHAAFFATKDAFKRSVPGRLIGVSTDRLGKPALRMALQTREQHIRREKATSNICTAQVLLAVMASMYAVYHGPVGLKSMAQKINAYAQGLKVELEKLGYKLANTSFFDTLSIIEGPKSTSEVQKLFIGQGINVGLWKLGWQFSVDETWTDEVYTQFLTALGAKDIKPPQDSKSTPSARTDSYNSLSRKTEFLTHPVFNSHHSETQMLRYIYGLQGKDLTLTHSMIPLGSCTMKLNATSEMQPVTDAHWSQLHPFIPEDQHLGYDEMFARFESRLNDLTGFSAFSFQPNAGSQGEYAGLLTIKKYLEDNGQGHRNVCLIPSSAHGTNPASAAMCGFKVVVVKCDEDGNIDLTDLQTKCIEHKDSLAALMVTYPSTHGVFEREIKSACTMVHESGGQVYLDGANMNALVGFIRPAELGADVAHLNLHKTFCIPHGGGGPGVGPIGVAAHLVPYLPGHGVKPSAQKAKSFGPVCSAPWGSASIIPISWAYVEMMGSEGLKKATEYAILNANYIAQRLKPYYPIVFTGPKGFVAHECIIDLRGFKTTADVTVDDFAKRLMDFGFHSPTMSWPVAGTLMIEPTESESKAELDRFCDAMIQIYNEVKKIEAGEYDRKDNPLTMAPHTVAEVTSDHWDHPYSRKDAAYPLPDHKLNKFWTTVSRVDNASGDRNLVCSCPPLESYT
- a CDS encoding glycosyltransferase family 4 protein; the protein is MSSLESKKLHICFVTKNAPTSTGPNEQGHILPMARQIVKLGHHVTILTWKSSLAQEKYEEEGITVLFLGEGHYKSIKDFPEVAAAKINELHQTQSPIDIVHSLDTPFAKPHLLFKKRSFALSYGVEVTSMTEVFSKFVKTYSGDVSALRNMASGTYLFLKQYLNKDYKTLRHADGVFVTSPKQSIALDRYYLYPSMRTYQVPISLATGFFSKKEKSADLLNSLDLDYKSQVIVARHDMEDLGEISFLLGAFERVAVKKPRTHLLIIGDGPFMKEAERRSLELALANRVHFLGQLPRKQYVNYIALGDIFIQLDARTSGMGQSLFEAMAQEKIVIGSEFSPISHFIEDKKQGYLIRPGEKEKLTQLIIKSFEKADETLALGQNARNKIIQNFDRKALASHACQAFYQIIENKR
- a CDS encoding integration host factor subunit beta yields the protein MTKADLINLIATKANITRVKAEAVVNTIFDSMVESLVEGDRIEIRGFGSFVNREYKGHQGRNPRTGEIISVKAKKLPFFKAGKQFKEEINNGSSTKENS
- a CDS encoding EF-P lysine aminoacylase GenX, yielding MDEKVKINCKKWFRFLNQVRTILSSKGFEEVVTPTLVPAGALEAELYPFQTEFKYGSQTQTLELPTSPEFHLKKLLAAGWGSLFEIKSCFRNEEHSDAHRPEFTMLEFYEVGADSQKLQQTVKDLIAEVIGSCGVAGEVEVPQWETLKIADLFLPLGLKLTPETTRADLWSLCHSLNIPVAESDTFNDLFFRVWLERIEPHFETGKLLCVKDFPPSQAALAALNSQGWADRFEIYWKGFELGNAFFELQDAERLQERYKVENQKRVSVQRPRHPYDPEIFAATAKLPQCSGIAIGLERLFMAIYGLKKISEFKFQDFKLSE